The DNA segment CTGCCCGAAATTCAGTTTTAAGCATGGCAAAAATTTGGGGTTGTTCCTCGCGTAAATCTTGCAGTGACAACCCCAGCGCCACAGCCCGATGCACTGAATCGATAGGCATGGTTGTAGCGTGATACAACACAGCATAAATCTGATTGCCTGATTCTTCATCCGCAGCACAAACCCAACTACCGAAAGGAGGCATGGGGGGAAAACTTAAGTCTTCTGGTTCCAGACACTGTGAGAGAAATTCGGTAGAAGTGGTTTCGATCACCTCCGCAATGTGGTTGGGATGGCGATCGCCTGTGGCAAACTGTGGTAGAGGTAGGCGCATGAAAGTGCTGATTGCTGAATAGAGACGCGACGAATCGCGTCTGTACAAGAAATTGCTGTGTTAGGAAGTATTCTGACTGCTAACTAACTCTACTTCCCTTTGCGTCCGGCTGTAAGTTCGACAACTTCCAATTCTGATAGGCGAAAGGTAATTAATTTATCCCAATTGCCACCTTCAAAGAGTACAGCTACCTTGCCATCACTGATACGTTGTACAAGTCCTTCGTAGCGATAATAGGTGTCTGCGGGATTTTTGACGCGAACTGTTGATCCAGGCAGAATCATGATGTTTACCCTCGCTGGTTTACCTTAATAGCTTAATACTTATTCTTAGTCTCTAGTCAATATCTGATAGTTCCTAAGCCCGTTAATGAAGAGGAACGGGGGCAGTCACCCCAGTAGGGTGTGTTATGGACGTTATTCCTAACCCACGGAAAATTGAGGATG comes from the Nodularia sp. NIES-3585 genome and includes:
- a CDS encoding NAD(P)H dehydrogenase subunit NdhS; translated protein: MILPGSTVRVKNPADTYYRYEGLVQRISDGKVAVLFEGGNWDKLITFRLSELEVVELTAGRKGK